CATGGTACAAATCAACAAGAGTTGCAACTAATTGCCCCCTTCCCTTCTCTTAAGGGACTAATGTTTCTTGTTTCAATTTGTATCCAACACTTAAAGCTTGTCATTAGgatttatacatataaaatctACATGTAAGATTGCATTAGTGAAAGTTCTGCTAAGTATGAcaacaataacataaaaatcataatataaaaaaaggcatAAAAGATTTAATAAGCAAAGAGGATTGAAGACATAAActctaaattcataattttattttttaaaaaataaagtttattgaGGCTGTCTCCTTAAAAGGTTTACATGACCTTTTAATAGGTCAAAAAAACCCAACCTctttaaaaataactagaaacctaaaaggataaaagaaataaacaaaaaaaaaagaattaaaatacagaatctgaaaaaaatatatagaaaaaatccaAGTGACTTATATACAAGAATCGATATTTAATCcaacagtttaattttttttttttggattaggACTTAATTGTCATATATGTAAGTACTTATCACGTAAGGAAGCTTGTGCATGAGCCAAGGTGAATCATCAGCTGCATATCTCTCCAACTCGATAAAAATGTTATTGTGTAATCTCATAGATTTCCCCCATATGATCACGTCTCAAGATTTTTCGGGGATGATTGTAAATTACTCAGTTGCTTAACAAGAAGTTTTCTTGAAATAGCTTCGAAGACTCTGCAGAAACTTCACTATAATTCTTTAGTGGTTTGCCTTCTCCTTAAATGGTCAGTGCTGCAAACGCTGTCTAATTTCCTAGCGTTCTTTAACTAGTAGTCTGCCTTCTCCTTAAAAGGTTAATTAGTGCTGCTGTGTAATTTCCTGGCGTTATTTAACTAGTAGTTTGCCTTCTCCTTCAGAGAAAAGGTTAATGCTGACTAGCTGCGGCGCATGGTTATCCAAAATGATGTTTGAGAAGTCAAATTCACAGGGTTTACTgtgtgtttttattcttttatttgcccttttcttttctaagaaAAAGTTAGTATAACCTGATGACTCAAATGCCGAAGATGGATCCAAAGCTTGCCACGGAGAGAGACAGAGACCCAGAATTAACAAAATCTTGATCTTGTCCTTgttctgtatttttattttttttactctcgAAAGGATTTGAATCTGACTTGAGTGCTTGcctaaacaaagaaaagaaaaggtattttAATTCTTACTTGAAGATTCCTTTTACACGTGATTCTGTGCAGTACGTATAAGAAGAGGACACTTGTAAAGCCTCTGGTAATTTGAGATAACATTGTCACTGCCTGAAAGCAAGCTCTTTCAGCAGCGTCAGCATAAATTAGCCCAGTTTGGGTTTGCTATTATTTTATAGATATACGCTAAAGCCGATTATAAAATCTTCATGTCCGGCGTCAGATTGTTTGTCTTGGTCAagttttacattaattttaaagctGCCAAAGTGGCAACCATCCAGAAGACAAGGCCACCTCAGTTCATCACATTCAGGATTCAGCAAAACGGACTTAAGAACCCAGGAGCATCTGATAACAGCAGGGTCTTAAATTTCTGAGAAGAAAATAGCAAATTGTTCATTTCTTCGCTGAAACTATATGggtaaaaagaaaactaatttcACGAACCTTTTGGAGCTATTGAAATACCGGTATGACTGAAGAGAAGTTACCTAGAGCTTGCAAATAGTGAACTTTAGACAACAAGTACAGAAGAACCTTGCTGATGGTTATTTGGAGTGTCCTACACTTTCTAGAAAAGATCTCATTGGTTACTAACAAATTATATTCATAAAGGAAGTGCTCGTCcagatttaatatatatatgtatgtatgtatgtataaacACTAAGTAAATAGAGAGTGGACCCTCAGAAACACAAACCAACTCCAACTCTGAACACCCATATTAAACTCCCTAAAGTTTCAGAATCACTTGCTGGAAAACTAAAAAGTAAAACCACCCATGTCTGAAGGCGTGGTAACCTTTTTACTCACGAAGCTTGCAGACTTCCTCGtagaaaggggaaaaaacctGGCAGGAGTCGAGTGTGAAGTTGAGTATATCAGTGATGAACTAGAGTTCATGACAGCCTTCCTAAGACTTGGAGATACGATGGAAGACAGTGATCCTGTGTTAAAATGTTTGGTCAAGAAAGTGAGAGATGCAGCTTATGACACGGAGGATGCTCTTGATAATTTCAGCCTATCCCATGTTAGTGATCGTGGGCACGGTATTTTTTCCTGTTTCAGGAAAATTTCTCGCTCTATCAAGGATAGAAGAGCTCGGCGACGAATTGCTTCGAAAATCCAAAGCATCAAATCTCGAGTCATCAGTGTCTCAGAGTCACATCGGAGATACTGCAACAAGAATAATATAATGATTCAAGGATCAAGCTCCAACAGCATCCCTAGGCTAGAATGTCAAAGGGATGCCCTTTTAATAGAAGAAGCTGATCTGGTGGGCATTGAAAAACCCAAACAGCAATTGATTGAGTGGCTTCTTGGAAGCAAAACAGGACGTGAAGTGATTTCTGTGGTCGGTATGGGAGGCTTGGGAAAATCAACTTTGGTGAAAAGGGTCTATGACGATTCAAACGTGAAGAAACACTTCAAGTTCCGTGCTTGGGTAACTGTGTCTCAATCTTTTAAGAGAGAAGACCTCTTAAAAGACATGATTCAACAACTCTTCCGTGTCCATAGAAAACCAGATCCAAAAGGTGTGGACAGCATGGACTACAATAAGCTAAGAAGTGTCATCCATGAATTCCTTCAACAGAAGAAATACCTGATAGTCTTGGATGATGTGTGGCACCCAAGTGCTTGGCATGCTTTCCAGCATGCGTTGCCAAACACCATCTGTGGCAGCCGAATATTGGTCACCACACGCAACACTGAAGTTGCCTCTACCTCATGCATGGATTCCCCTGACAAAGTCTACGCTTTAAATCCGTTGTCTCGCGAAGAATCACGGACTTTGTTCTATAAGAAGATATTTCAGAATAATACTTGCCCTCCGCATTTGAAGAGTGTTTCAGAAACAATTCTGGATAGATGTGAGGGCTTGCCGCTTGCAATTGTGGCAATTAGTGGTGTTCTGGCAACAAAGGACAAGAGCAGAATAGACGAGTGGGAAATGGTGCATCGTAGCCTTGGTGCTGGATTGGAAGAAAATGACATGCTGATGAGTGCAAGAAAAATACTGTCTCTCAGTTACAACGATTTGCCTTACTATCTTAAATCTTGTTTGTTGTATTTCAGCATCTTCCCTGTGGGTAACCGAATCAAGCGTATGACGCTTATTCGATTGTGGATAGCTGAAGGATTTGTCAGAGGCAAACAAGGAATGACAGTAGAGGAAGTAGCACAAGACTACCTGAATGAGCTCATGAAGAGAAGCTTGGTTCAAGTGGTGAAGACGACCACTGATGGACGGGTCAAAACATGCCGCATCCATGACCTCCTGCGCGAGATTATGATTGCAATGGCAAAAGACCAGGACTTTGCAGTAATCGCCAGGGAAGAAGGCATTACATGGCCAGAAAAGGTTCGCCGTGTGTCGATCCATAACGCCATGCCAAAAAAACAACGAAGACAGGTTGCCTCTCGACTTCGTTCGTTGCTTACATTCTGGGTGGCAGATTGTAATTATGAGTCTCCTGCACGCAAATTGTTTTCTGGTCGTCTCAGGCTGCTTCATGTGTTGGATCTGGAAGGCGCACCTCTAAAGGAATTTCCCAAGGAAATTGTCAGTCTCTTCCTCTTAAAATACTTAAGTTTGAGGAATACCAAAGTGAATTTTATTCCGAGTACTATTAGCCAGCTTAAGAATCTTGAGACGTTGGATATGAAACGTGCTCTAGTCTCTGAACTGCCTGCTGAGATTCGGAAGCTCCAGAAACTTTGTTACCTCTTGGTGTATCGTTTTGAAATGGATTCTGATGACCGGATCTCCACCAAATACGGTTTCAAGGCCCCGGGTCAAATTGGACGTCTGCAATCCTTACAAAAGCTTTGCTTCGTAGAGGCAAATCAGGGAAGGAATCTTATGTTCGAACTGGGAAGACTGAAACAGTTGAGAAAGTTAGGAATtctaaagttgaagaaaaaacatgggAAGGCTCTCTGCTCTTCTGTTGAAAGGCTGACGAATCTCCGTGCCTTGTCTGCTACTTCTATCACAGAAAACGAGATCATTGATCTGGACTACGTAGCATCGCCTCCTCAATATCTTCAACGATTGTACTTGGGAGGACGTATGGAGAAGCTTCCAGACTGGATATCTTCACTGGACAGCTTGGTCAGGTTGGTTTTAAAATGGAGTCAGTTGAATGACGACCCACTTCTATCTCTTCAACATTTACCCAACCTTGTACATCTTGAATTAGTACAGGTTTACAATGGAGAGCTCTTGTGTTTTCAAGCCAAGGGATTTCAGCGACTCAAGTTCTTGGGGTTAAATAAACTAGAAAGGCTCAGGATGATAACTGTAGAGGAGGGAGCAATGCCCTGTCTAGAAAAGCTGATAGTCCAGAGCTGCAAATCACTGCGGAGGGTGCCATCAGGCATTGAGCACTTGAGCACGCTGAAAGTACTGGAATTCTTCGACATGCCAAAAGAACTAGCCATGACTCTGCATCCTAATGGAGAAGATGGAGATTACTTGAAGGTTGCACATGTTCCTGATGTCTACTCCACCTTCTGGAATAATGGTAATTGGGATATCTTCTCTTCACTGGGTGCCAAATTAGAAGACAAACACTCTCCCCAGCTTACTCCTAGAATTATCAAACGCAATTATACTTGGAAATAATGTGTGATTACTATTTACTCATCAAATACTGTCTGGTCTCTATCGatcaatgtatatatataaatcatgaACAAGCTTATGTTCATGTTCCATCTCTCTTGCTCTCCAGTATCTTCTTTGGTGCGCCGTGTAATCAGTTGTCTTGACGCTTAACTGATCATGCTCCCTCGGAAAGGGGATCGAGCGTCGAAAGTGTGAATAATTGCATATCGCAGATTCAATTCCTACCTGGTGTTGATCAAGATTCAAGTGGATTTTCTTCAACAACGGCTGGGCAAACTACCAGGATGAACCAGCAATGGTTCTTTATTGATAATAATagattaatagtaataattaaaaagaaaactaaaacctCTTTGAAAAGTGCTTTAGCTCTGCACTCTTTTCACTGTTCATTGGAATGTGTTTTCGTTTCTCTACCCAGAAAATTTTAACATGGGCTTACAAGGGCATTCAAATTTGCGTGGTTCAATTGTTATTATCAAACTAAacggaaataaataaatattttcttatctataataaaaagaattagaaagaaaaagaacccTAAAGTACAGAAATTTGAGAgtcaattaacaaaaacttaaacCCCATGGGAAATGTACagtaaaaatatcttgattCGTTTAGAATACTAAAATTGATGTTTTGCCCAACTAAAAAACTAAGTTATCTATCTATTAGATCTTTTCACATAGACCACTAATCATTTTACAACTGATTAGGgataacttgattttttcaaaaaaaaaattaattatttttttcaaaaaattatttaagttaGGTCTAgaaattttttctatattttatttttttataatagtaaaaTCACTTGATtatctttataattaaaatttctatAACTTGCTATTAATGgcttattttttacttttatttaggttttttttaattattatatgattttaaagacaattttataatttgatatatatacaaaaaataatatttatccacCAGTTTTGAAGTAAAGGcaatatttaactaattaaacaaAGCTTTCTTTGTGGTTTGAATTAAGAAAAACCCTGAAAGTGATTTTGTATTTcgaagtatatttttaaaaaaataattttttttatttttttactttaaattaatattttttttgatattttttaaatcattttgatgtgctaattttaaaattaatttttttttaaaaaaaatattttaatatatttataaataaataacactttaaaaaataataataaacacacTATCAAACAAATCCTTAATTTCCCTTTCTTTTAAACGAGaagataaataagaaattatagaTATTGCATTAAAGATTCCTAGTAATTGTGCATGATGTGGATTTTTGTCGGTAGGATTGTGGAGCAAGTTACTAGCTGAAAGCAAGCAGCGTCAGCATAAATGAGGCTCACTTGGAGAAGGCTATTTTGTTAGGTAGCTTGAATGATGCTTTTCCACCTGTATAAACACAGGTTCTGAAGGTTTTTTTAGAAGCTGGATTGTGCTCCTAGTTCATGAACTCCTGTAAAATAAGTTATTTatgagaataaaaaatcatttgatgcTTAAAGTTagtaaatcatatataaaaaataatatacaataaAGAATGAGACTATAGGAGAGTATATGTTGTGATTGTTATGtgtactcaatttttttttttttttttttaaattaatattttttaggtgtatttaaattattttgatatgttgatgtcaaaaataatttttttaaaaaaatttattttaaaaaataattataattacattgtATGCTTTATCTCCCTCCCTTGTGCCTCGGTACAGTCTGACTAACACATGATATTTTCTTCCAACAAGAtggtaaattttcattttcttaacaGGAATTGCagggaaagaaaggaaaattagTTTCATGAATTTCTTGGAACCATTAAATAATTAGTTTACAATGCGTGCCTGAGCAGTGAGCCTTTCATACCTGAAAAGTAAGAGGATTTGCCTTTTCAGATAAGAACTAATGTGCTACTTGGCAGATTGACGACAGGATCGATAGAATTTCACAGAGCTTGCAAATAATAGAACGACGTAGACAACAACTACAGAATATCTTTGCTGATGTTGATTTGGATTGGCGTACACTCTCAAGCAAAGAACTCGTTGACcggaaaaatattatattcataaAGGAAGAGCTCATACTTGTATCCATGCGGTGGCATTATACAAGGAGAGAGCGGACTCTCAAGAATCACAGAACAGCCACCACTTCAAACACCAATGTTACGCTCCCTGAAGTTACTGAACCATTTCCTGGAACAATGAAAGAGCCATGTCTGAAGGGTTTGTGACCTTCTTGCACGCGAAGCTTGGAGACTTCCTCCGAGAGAGGGGGGAACAATTGGAAACAGTGAAGAATGAAGCTGAGCATGTTAGTGATGAACTTGCGTTCAATATGAAAACCTTCCTGAGACTTGCAGATGCAATGGAGGAAAGTGATTCTGCACTCAAATTGCTGGTCAAGAATGTAAGATATATAGCACCGAGGCTTGTAGCTCATCGGTCCTGACAAGGGTTTTCTTGCCTATACATTCTGGGTTCGAGCCTTAGCATGTATACCTGTCATCCCCGCGGTATCTTATTTGTCTATTGGGCttacaggatgttcagtgagttcAAAAATTAATCGTGGTGCGTGTAATTTGGCCCGGACATCCcgggttataaaaaataaaatgtaagagATATAGCTTATGACACAGAGGACGCACTTGATGAATTGATCAGGCTATGCCTTGCCAATGATAATGGGCATGGAGTTTTTTCCTGCTTCGGGAAAATTTGTCGCTCTGTCAAGGATGCTAGAGTTCGGCGTCGAGTTGCTTCAAAAATTCAAGGCATCAAATCCAGAGTCACATCGGAGACAGAGACACCCTTCTACTCGAAGAAGCTGatcaaaaagcaaaaagcaGAGCGATTGAGCGGCTTCTTGGGACCAAATCTGGAAGTGAAGTGGTTTTAGTGGTGGGCATAGAAGGATTAGGGGAAACGACCTTGGTTAAAAGGATCTACGATGATCCAGACTTTTGAAAAAATCTAACAATTAAAAAGTAGGAGGACGAAAGTTAATTTTCaggaaatttttgaaagaaagccACCTAgtttcatcattcttttaacTTTGATCCCCTaacttttaattatatccttCATTGATAAATTGAAAGTACTGAATTATATCCTTCATTGATAAATTGAAAGTACTGAATCTTCAATTtgattaccaaaaaaatattattttattgcatttacaataaaaaaacttttaaaaacaactattaccACGATATCAAATCCTATTTAGTGCTTTGTTAGAGTGTGTTTGGGAACACGTTTCAAACTGCGttcctttaaaatttaattttttttttttaaattatttttttatgttttcgaattgtttttaatttgctgatgtcaaaaataatttttttaaaaataaaaaatatatattattttaatgtatttttaagtaaaaagacACTTTAAACTGCAACCACTacaatattctcaaacacacccttaataTTCTCATGTAAAATTGCATTAAGAATACTAATCTTCCTACCACAATTTAGTAACAAAATCTTAAAGAGTATAACTCAACTAATCAGGTcttgaatttactttttataagtcACCAGTTTGAGTTCAAGAAATCTCAGggtcactggaggcttacataatcgttaattttagggGTTATGGGATTAGTCGAAGTGCGCACAAGCTGACCCGAAtaccacattaattaaaaaaaaaacaaagaaaaaaatagtaaaagtttttgaaaattatagtgATGATATTAATTTGTGAAATTCCGGTAGGTTTGTACCCGTGGGTGCGGGTAAAACGTGGCGTATGATGAACACAATTATTTACAAACATAAGGTGAAAGTCATCATTTACAATTTAgtctttttaaatcaaaatttcaattgAGTATCCACGTTTCTAAGTTAAGCAATCTTGCTCTAGCCTgtcaattattaattaatgtttacTCATATCAAGTGCTTTGCTTgtgtattatttattaatttataatattttaagatttcttaatatatttttatgaacaattttaattgtttattaaataaataagtttgaatttaaaataattttatataaattttgatagtcataaataatttatttatttattttgtaaaccAAGCtgttaacaaattataataattatgaccatttttaatttagccgggttatttcaattatatatggcattagtatttattaaataaaaattatgtaaaattttttaaaaaagagcattttttttaaaaaccaaatgattttaaaaatgtttactTTCTTTGTTATTgtgttaaaactattttttatgacttttgaaaaaagaaattcttgaaaatatttttttaagaatcattttaatatattaatattatgaataattttaaaaaataaataaatatcatttatattatatttttaataaaaaatattttaaaaaataattattatcatcaacGCTActtaaaaaaacgaaaataaaataaaagtagaatAACGAAAGtgtgtttttcacttttttagaAGCATCTAAACACCGCAATACTTCTGAGCAGCGAGGGTGTGTTTTGCTCTGAAAAACACAAACGCAAAGCCACTCTCTCTCCAAAATTCAAACGTCCTGTTTGGCAAATTAGGGATCAGAAAGAGGTCAAGAAATATGAGCCGATACAACAGCGACCCTAACCCAttcgatgaagaagaagaagtgaatCCCTTCTCGGTAATTTTCCTtcctttcatgtttttgttttctcgtTTTCGCCCCTTTCCAGATCTACTTCCTCCTGATTTTTTAAGCGGTTTAGTTTTGCTATATTTCGATTTATGCGAGGGTGGTTTGGGCATTTCTTGTTTATTTGTCTGGATCTGATATGGaaacttttctttgtttaaatGATGGAAGGAAGCAAGTACGCATTTTGttcgatttatttatttatttttcaacttaaaattatGCTGTACACTGAACTGAGTAATccaacatgtaatttttttttgcttaattttgaaaaaagaaagccttAATGTGATTGCTGGTCGGGTAAGtgaatgttaaatttttatcagTGTGGACTAATTGTTGACTAAGTTGCGAGTAGGGTAAAACTTATTTGATGAGAATAATAGGTTAGGAAGTAGTCCAGTTATGGGGTCCAATTGCTGCAACATGGGTGAAGTCAGACTTAGTCAAAGACTGGTCAACCCTGGTTTGACCATCAATTGTTAACTGGGTTCTGTTAAACTAGTCAAATATGCAATCGCAAGCTTTCAGATTTTGAAATTAGCTGAAGTTCAACCCTGGTTAAATTTTGGATCATGGAACTGGTTctgaaaaaaaactagtgtatGTTGATgctattatatttcttttaatttatatttttttttgcctgcCAATTTTGTTTATTGTGGTTCATGGTGTTACTTGCTTGGGGTTTTTACAGAAGGGCACGAGTGCTCCGGCATCAAAGGCACGCATTCCTCCTTTGGGACATGAAGCTATGGGATTTGGGCGCAATGATGCAACAGTTGACATTCCACTTGATACAATGAATGTAATGAAATTTGTGGTTTCCCTGCTTACAAGTACACTTGAGTTGGCTGATTTTTGAACTGTATGATTTCTGTATTGACTGTGCAGGAttcaaagaaaaaggagaaagacCTCGTGTCTTGGGAAGCAGATCTTAAAAGGAGGGAAAAGGTTATCCTTTTCATCCCATGGTTAAATACTTCTATATGCAAGTGCAGTACTTGGTTTATGTTACTCTGAAACATGGCTTCCTATTTTGTGTAATTGAGCGTGGATTCCTAACTGATTTTGAGTTTCTTATTTTCCTAAACCTGCTTTTATTCATGTCTCATATAGTAAGAAATTGGTATACATTGATTTTAAGTTCGGTCAGAGGTTTTACTCTTGACTTTTCATCATCAGGAAATCAAAAGGAGGGAAGATGCTGTTGCTAGAAGCAAGGACTACAACCTACAAAATTTTTTGCTTCTAGAATTGTATATTTATGGATTTGTAGAACGCTTATTGCTaactcaatttttcttttccattttacaTGGTATTTCAGCTGGCATTACCCCAAATGATAAAAATTGGCCACCATTTTTTCCTATCATCCATCATGATATAGCAAATGAAATACCTATCCATGCCCAAAGGATACAGTATTTGGCTTTTGCCAGTTGGTTAGGTAGGAGATCATTttgttctatctttttttttttgaaatttcctaTGTTGCAAATTTGATCATACGCTTTCTTCTTTGATTCCAAGTTACTTTTGGGCTATTCAAACCAACAGAGGTATTGTTTTCAGTTGACAGCTAGGGTAGGTCAGCATTTGGTTCTTCAGCCCAGTTACACCACATATTTTCTATTCTAATGTAATGGAATGGCAAGCAAATTCATAATATTAGGGACTGTATTCTGTAGAAGCATTGGTGCAATTCTCATATAGCATTTGATTAACACCAATTGCCTTTCTCTGTCTCGCTTTTTGTCCTTTGTGCGGAGTCCTTGATTTCCTGCTTTACTTTCCCTACCTTGTAGTTCTTTAACCTTCCATTTCAGTTTTAAAGACCTGCTTTGCCTCATGGGTTTGTGGATGAGGAAACCTAGTCTCTACCGTTATGTATGAGAACACATCCCTACCCTGTTGCTTTGCCCTTCAAACAGTGCTTTTGTTTACTGAATACCTTTAATCTTTGTAGATAGAAAGATGAACTGGGGATTTCAATTTCATGGATGAGATTGGGAGGAGCACCTTTTGAAGTTTTAGTGCTgggatttttttagatattataatGTGGAGTTATGCACCTAAAATCATGCTTAAATATAGTTGCTTCACTCGTTAGAACATTTTGTATATAGAATCACAAGATGTTTTATGAGTAGCTGCTAAATCTGAAGACAAGAAACTAAATAAGATTATGAAAATCAAATGAAGCAGTTTTGCTTAAGAAGTTTTTGTGATTGGATTTTGGGTCTTAGTTTAGACCAATTGATTTCTCCCCTTGAATTAGTCTCCTGTAGTCCCTTTCTGTTTCATTGTGCTCTAACCTAACACTAAAATCATGCAAGTCACTTCATCACCTGGATCTTTAGAGGATTCATAGTGTCTTTCTAGATCTCCCATTTATCTTTGTGCTTCCATATCTTGTTTTCCTACTTGTCTTTGCTCCATTATAGACTTACTCCATTTTGGTACAATGCTTCTGCAGCACCCTTGTCAAAATTTTCTTTACTGTGTTTTCATGCAGAATGTTGTTAGCACAATCCtgtattagattttttttctctaggaAACCATAAATTGTTGATAAATTGTTATAAATGTCAGCAAGAAAGGTGTGGGAGGACACTGTGAAATGTTTTGGTGAAGGTTTAATGTTTAAATTCAGATTCTTGGTTGATCTCCCTCCTTTGGAATAAATATTTCGGTAATGGTTCATGAACCTATTCTATCTGTGATCCTGGATTTAACCAGTTTTTCATGTGAACATATAATTCAGTCTTTGTCTTAAGTTATatttaataatgaaaattactcatgtcatttctttttctatgcaAATATGGGCTGCTTTTCCTGTTTCTGTATCTTCTGCTCTTCTTATCTTCAAAtctatttattatgatttgtcatTTTATATCAAGGAAATGGATGCAACTCTAGTGAAAATTACTCataccatttctttttctatgcaAACTTACCTctaaattcttgtttttcttttttagtttctcACTTACTATTAAGCAGCAAATCTTAATCTTCTTTTGGTGCCCTGATTTCAGGTATTGTCCTTTGTCTTGTCTTCAATGTAATTGCTGTGACAGTGTGTTGGATTAGAGGCGGAGGTAAGCTCTTCTCCTAATCACGTTAGCAACAATATGTCTAAGAGCTGTAATGCAATTTGAGTTATCTCACACAACTCATGATATGCAGGTGTCAAAATCTTTTTCCTTGCCATAATCTATGCGCTGATGGGATGTCCACTTTCATATGTCCTGTGGTACAGACCTCTCTATCGAGCAATGAGGCAAGTATTTGTTAATGCCTTcgtatttatttgatttgaagcTTTCCAAATATGCAATGAAAACCATTGTCTGCATTGACAGACTGAACAAACTAATGCGCTTGAATCAATGAACTGGATTGCTTAATCGAGAAATTTCTGTACTGAAGGAATAATTGTAGAATCATGAAGTGTGAGCTAGTGCATATAACCCTTAGGGGACTTGAGTTTTAATGGTGTTGGTTATAAGTTTATCGTGAATAAGGTTACTATTTAATGGAAAATATCGGTTCTTCActtgataaggaaaaaaatcatatctatAGGAAACAACAGGTTACATTATTAGTTAACCATGGTAGCCTATTGACTACTACATCTTTGGTCTCCTACTCACAGTTGCATTGAGTGTGATGTTGACTTTATATCAAAAGAAATGTTCGCTGGTTTTGTGATTGAAAAATAAGGTCAATGACTATTACTCTAAACTTGGGGGAAAAAATCCCAAAGTCCTAATCAAATTGCAAGAGTTTAGGCTTTTACAGAACCTTATGGAATTGATTAAAGTTTTCATGTATGAGTCATCATTCACAATACTCGCTCTGTTAGATTTTGAAACTCTGCCTGGTGATTGTTGCCCAGCCACTGACAACTCCAATCTGAGCCTTGGGCTCCATTTGGGATTGGGTGGCTACCCAG
This region of Populus alba chromosome 3, ASM523922v2, whole genome shotgun sequence genomic DNA includes:
- the LOC118028674 gene encoding disease resistance protein RPM1, translating into MSEGVVTFLLTKLADFLVERGKNLAGVECEVEYISDELEFMTAFLRLGDTMEDSDPVLKCLVKKVRDAAYDTEDALDNFSLSHVSDRGHGIFSCFRKISRSIKDRRARRRIASKIQSIKSRVISVSESHRRYCNKNNIMIQGSSSNSIPRLECQRDALLIEEADLVGIEKPKQQLIEWLLGSKTGREVISVVGMGGLGKSTLVKRVYDDSNVKKHFKFRAWVTVSQSFKREDLLKDMIQQLFRVHRKPDPKGVDSMDYNKLRSVIHEFLQQKKYLIVLDDVWHPSAWHAFQHALPNTICGSRILVTTRNTEVASTSCMDSPDKVYALNPLSREESRTLFYKKIFQNNTCPPHLKSVSETILDRCEGLPLAIVAISGVLATKDKSRIDEWEMVHRSLGAGLEENDMLMSARKILSLSYNDLPYYLKSCLLYFSIFPVGNRIKRMTLIRLWIAEGFVRGKQGMTVEEVAQDYLNELMKRSLVQVVKTTTDGRVKTCRIHDLLREIMIAMAKDQDFAVIAREEGITWPEKVRRVSIHNAMPKKQRRQVASRLRSLLTFWVADCNYESPARKLFSGRLRLLHVLDLEGAPLKEFPKEIVSLFLLKYLSLRNTKVNFIPSTISQLKNLETLDMKRALVSELPAEIRKLQKLCYLLVYRFEMDSDDRISTKYGFKAPGQIGRLQSLQKLCFVEANQGRNLMFELGRLKQLRKLGILKLKKKHGKALCSSVERLTNLRALSATSITENEIIDLDYVASPPQYLQRLYLGGRMEKLPDWISSLDSLVRLVLKWSQLNDDPLLSLQHLPNLVHLELVQVYNGELLCFQAKGFQRLKFLGLNKLERLRMITVEEGAMPCLEKLIVQSCKSLRRVPSGIEHLSTLKVLEFFDMPKELAMTLHPNGEDGDYLKVAHVPDVYSTFWNNGNWDIFSSLGAKLEDKHSPQLTPRIIKRNYTWK
- the LOC118028673 gene encoding secretory carrier-associated membrane protein 4 isoform X2, with the translated sequence MSRYNSDPNPFDEEEEVNPFSKGTSAPASKARIPPLGHEAMGFGRNDATVDIPLDTMNDSKKKEKDLVSWEADLKRREKEIKRREDAVARTGITPNDKNWPPFFPIIHHDIANEIPIHAQRIQYLAFASWLGIVLCLVFNVIAVTVCWIRGGGVKIFFLAIIYALMGCPLSYVLWYRPLYRAMRTDSALKFSWFFVFYLIHIGFCIFAAIAPPIVFHGKSLTGILPAVDVFSDHVLVGIFYLVGFGLFCLESLLSLWVLQKIYMYFRGNK
- the LOC118028673 gene encoding secretory carrier-associated membrane protein 4 isoform X3, translated to MSRYNSDPNPFDEEEEVNPFSKGTSAPASKARIPPLGHEAMGFGRNDATVDIPLDTMNDSKKKEKDLVSWEADLKRREKEIKRREDAVARSKDYNLQNFLLLELYIYGFVERLLLTQFFFSILHGISAGITPNDKNWPPFFPIIHHDIANEIPIHAQRIQYLAFASWLGIVLCLVFNVIAVTVCWIRGGGVKIFFLAIIYALMGCPLSYVLWYRPLYRAMRRKYN
- the LOC118028673 gene encoding secretory carrier-associated membrane protein 4 isoform X1 codes for the protein MSRYNSDPNPFDEEEEVNPFSKGTSAPASKARIPPLGHEAMGFGRNDATVDIPLDTMNDSKKKEKDLVSWEADLKRREKEIKRREDAVARSKDYNLQNFLLLELYIYGFVERLLLTQFFFSILHGISAGITPNDKNWPPFFPIIHHDIANEIPIHAQRIQYLAFASWLGIVLCLVFNVIAVTVCWIRGGGVKIFFLAIIYALMGCPLSYVLWYRPLYRAMRTDSALKFSWFFVFYLIHIGFCIFAAIAPPIVFHGKSLTGILPAVDVFSDHVLVGIFYLVGFGLFCLESLLSLWVLQKIYMYFRGNK